In Bos javanicus breed banteng chromosome 2, ARS-OSU_banteng_1.0, whole genome shotgun sequence, the following proteins share a genomic window:
- the MTX2 gene encoding metaxin-2 isoform X2, which produces MKNNCSECYNINLWLSRILASVEAFLQMCNLPIKVVCRANAEYMSPSGKVPFIHVGNQVVSELGPIVQFVKAKGHSLSDGLDEVQKAEMKAYMELVNNMLLTAELYLQWCDDATVGEITHARYGSPYPWPLNHILAYQKQWEVKRKMKAIGWGNKTLDQVLEDVDQCCQALSQRLGTQPYFFNKQPTELDALVFGHLYTILTTQMTNDELSEKVKNYSNLLAFCRRIEQHYFGKGSSSIRLS; this is translated from the exons ATGAAGAATAATTGCAGTGAATGCTATAACATTAATCTTTGGCTAAGTAGAATTTTGGCATCAGTTGAG GCCTTTTTGCAAATGTGTAATCTGCCTATCAAAGTGGTCTGCAGGGCAAATGCAGAATATATGTCTCCATCtg GTAAAGTACCTTTTATTCATGTAGGAAATCAAGTAGTATCAGAACTTGGTCCAATAGTCCAATTCGTTAAAGCCAAG GGCCATTCTCTTagtgatgggctggatgaagtccagaaagcagaaatgaaagcCTACATGGAATTAGTCAACAAtatgctgttgactgcagag ctatATCTTCAGTGGTGTGATGATGCTACTGTAGGAGAG ATCACTCATGCTAGGTACGGATCTCCTTACCCTTGGCCTCTGAATCATATTTTGGCCTATCAGAAACAGTGGGAAGTCAAACGTAAGATGAAAGCTATTGGATGGGGTAACAAGACTCTGGACCAG GTCTTAGAAGATGTAGACCAGTGCTGTCAAGCTCTTTCTCAAAGACTGGGAACACAGCCATATTTCTTCAATAAACA GCCTACTGAACTAGACGCACTGGTGTTTGGCCATCTGTATACCATTCTTACTACACAAATGACCAATGATGAACTTTCTGAGAAGGTGAAAAACTACAGCAACCTCCTTGCTTTCTGTAGAAGAATTGAACAACACTATTTTGGCAAAGGCAGCTCATCTATCAGATTGTCTTAG
- the MTX2 gene encoding metaxin-2 isoform X3, whose amino-acid sequence MCNLPIKVVCRANAEYMSPSGKVPFIHVGNQVVSELGPIVQFVKAKGHSLSDGLDEVQKAEMKAYMELVNNMLLTAELYLQWCDDATVGEITHARYGSPYPWPLNHILAYQKQWEVKRKMKAIGWGNKTLDQVLEDVDQCCQALSQRLGTQPYFFNKQPTELDALVFGHLYTILTTQMTNDELSEKVKNYSNLLAFCRRIEQHYFGKGSSSIRLS is encoded by the exons ATGTGTAATCTGCCTATCAAAGTGGTCTGCAGGGCAAATGCAGAATATATGTCTCCATCtg GTAAAGTACCTTTTATTCATGTAGGAAATCAAGTAGTATCAGAACTTGGTCCAATAGTCCAATTCGTTAAAGCCAAG GGCCATTCTCTTagtgatgggctggatgaagtccagaaagcagaaatgaaagcCTACATGGAATTAGTCAACAAtatgctgttgactgcagag ctatATCTTCAGTGGTGTGATGATGCTACTGTAGGAGAG ATCACTCATGCTAGGTACGGATCTCCTTACCCTTGGCCTCTGAATCATATTTTGGCCTATCAGAAACAGTGGGAAGTCAAACGTAAGATGAAAGCTATTGGATGGGGTAACAAGACTCTGGACCAG GTCTTAGAAGATGTAGACCAGTGCTGTCAAGCTCTTTCTCAAAGACTGGGAACACAGCCATATTTCTTCAATAAACA GCCTACTGAACTAGACGCACTGGTGTTTGGCCATCTGTATACCATTCTTACTACACAAATGACCAATGATGAACTTTCTGAGAAGGTGAAAAACTACAGCAACCTCCTTGCTTTCTGTAGAAGAATTGAACAACACTATTTTGGCAAAGGCAGCTCATCTATCAGATTGTCTTAG